In Papaver somniferum cultivar HN1 chromosome 1, ASM357369v1, whole genome shotgun sequence, a genomic segment contains:
- the LOC113294673 gene encoding long chain acyl-CoA synthetase 2-like, giving the protein MALMKYTVEVEESKPAVGDRPSAGPVYRSIFAKDGLLELPAGIESPWEFFSKSVEKNPKNPMLGRREIVDGQVGPYVWTTYQQVYDEAIEIGSAIRHSGVNPGDRCGIYGSNCPEWIIAMEACNSHGVQYVPLYDTLGANAVEFIINHAEISLVFVQEIKIQAVLKCLERCTPHLKTIVSFGKVTDEQKKEAEQVGVSCFSWKEYSSLGSQHCKELPPRNKSDICTIMYTSGTTGDPKGVVLTNEVIMAAVLVTDHMLFVTDKAVSEEDSYFSFLPLAHVFDQIMENYCIYKGASIGFWRGGKILQIDVRYLMEDIQELKPTILCGVPRVFDRIYTGTLDKISSGGALQKRLFQFAYNYKLKNLEKGLKQDQASPFFDKLVFSKIKQVLGGRVRCLISGAAPLRRPVEEFLRVTCCGIVSQGYGLTESSGGCMSCVANVFSMMGTVGIPISTIEVRLESVPEMGYDALSAVPRGEICLRGKTMFSGYHKRQDLVEDVLVDGWFHTGDIGEWQPDWAMKIIDRKKNIFKLSQGEYVAVENLESIFGQCPLITSIWVYGNSFESFLVAVVVPDRKALEDWAALNNEPVDFSLLCENPKAKKYILDELNSTGQAHKLRGFEMLKAIYLEPTPFDIERDLVTPTFKLKRAQLAAYYKNVLISSILKAKELKLEKLIHLELLFSVLSRLVEIEDREFGKKIDAALEIYSLSYSQVNSLTSRMCFHPFSSKIISEISGMYL; this is encoded by the exons ATGGCGTTGATGAAGTATACAGTTGAAGTCGAAGAATCAAAGCCGGCTGTAGGAGACAGGCCTTCAGCTGGACCTGTGTATAGATCAATTTTTGCCAAGGATGGTCTCTTGGAGTTACCTGCTGGAATTGAATCTCCTTGGGAATTCTTCAG TAAATCTGTTGAGAAAAATCCTAAAAATCCTATGCTGGGTCGTCGAGAAATTGTTGATGGCCAG GTGGGTCCATATGTATGGACAACATATCAACAAGTATATGATGAAGCTATTGAAATTGGGTCTGCCATTAGGCATTCTGGTGTTAATCCA GGAGATCGATGTGGCATATACGGATCCAATTGTCCTGAATGGATTATAGCTATGGAGGCATGTAATAGCCATGGTGTACAGTATGTACCGCTCTATGACACTCTTG GAGCTAATGCAGTGGAGTTCATTATAAACCATGCTGAAATCTCTCTAGTCTTTGTTCAAGAAATTAAAATACAAGCG GTGCTAAAATGCCTTGAGAGGTGTACACCACATCTAAaaa CAATTGTTAGCTTTGGGAAGGTTACTGATGAGCAAAAGAAAGAAGCTGAGCAAGTGGGGGTTTCTTGCTTCTCCTGGAAAGAATATTCCTCATTG GGAAGTCAACACTGTAAAGAATTGCCTCCAAGAAATAAGAGTGATATATGCACAATTATGTATACGAGTGGAACAACTGGAGATCCAAAAGGAGTTGTACTGACTAACGAGGTTATAATGGCGGCAGTCTTGGTTACGGATCATATGCTTTTTGTAACAGATAAAGCG GTGTCAGAAGAAGATTCCTACTTTTCATTCCTTCCACTTGCTCATGTATTTGATCAGATAATGGAGAATTATTGTATATACAAGGGTGCCTCCATAGGATTCTGGAGGGGGGGTAAGATTCTTCAGATT GATGTGAGGTACTTGATGGAGGACATTCAGGAACTGAAGCCAACTATATTATGTGGAGTACCTCGAGTTTTTGACCGTATATACAcag GTACACTTGATAAAATCTCATCAGGAGGGGCACTGCAGAAGAGATTGTTTCAGTTTGCTTATAACTA CAAGTTGAAGAATCTGGAGAAGGGGCTGAAACAAGATCAAGCATCACCCTTCTTTGATAAGCTTGTCTTTAGCAAG ATCAAACAAGTACTTGGTGGACGAGTTCGTTGTTTAATATCTGGAGCTGCACCATTACGCAGACCCGTGGAAGAGTTTCTGAGAGTCACATGCTGCGGTATCGTATCACAAGGATATG GTCTCACTGAAAGTTCTGGTGGTTGTATGAGCTGTGTCGCCAATGTGTTCTCTATGATGGGAACTGTGGGAATTCCAATATCAACCATTGAAGTAAGACTCGAATCAGTGCCTGAGATGGGATATGATGCACTCTCTGCAGTACCACGTGGAGAAATTTGTTTGAGGGGTAAGACTATGTTCTCTGGTTACCATAAGAGACAGGATCTTGTGGAAGATGTCCTTGTGGATGGCTGGTTTCATACAG GTGACATTGGAGAATGGCAGCCCGACTGGGCAATGAAAATTATTGACAGGAAAAAGAACATTTTTAAGTTGTCCCAAGGTGAATATGTTGCTGTTGAAAATCTTGAAAGCATATTTGGACAATGCCCACTTATCACGTCG ATTTGGGTCTACGGTAACAGTTTTGAATCCTTTCTTGTGGCGGTGGTGGTTCCTGATCGAAAGGCGCTTGAAGATTGGGCAGCACTCAACAATGAGCCCGTAGATTTCAGCTTGCTGTGTGAAAACCCCAAGGCGAAGAAGTACATTTTGGATGAACTGAACAGCACTGGTCAAGCACATAAA CTTAGAGGATTTGAGATGCTAAAAGCAATTTATTTGGAGCCAACTCCCTTTGATATTGAGAGGGATTTGGTTACTCCTACATTCAAATTGAAGAGAGCTCAGCTAGCTGCCTATTACAA GAACGTGTTGATCAGCTCTATATTGAAGGCAAAGGAACTAAAGCTTGAGAAATTAATACACCTAGAATTGCTATTCAGTGTGTTATCAAGATTGGTCGAAATTGAAGATAGGGAATTCGGAAAGAAAATAGATGCTGCACTAGAAATTTATTCTCTAAGCTACTCTCAGGTAAATAGTTTAACATCTCGGATGTGTTTTCATCCGTTCAGTAGcaaaataatttctgaaatatctgGTATGTATTTATAA
- the LOC113294658 gene encoding exocyst complex component SEC3A-like translates to MAKSSADDEELKRLSQAAIEATKQSVVMSIRVAKSRGIWGKSGRLGRGHMASPRVLALSSKSKGQSIKAFLHVLKYSSGGVLEPAKLYKLKHLTKVEVLTSDPSGCTFMLGFDNLRSQSVAPPQWTMRNIYDRNRLLLCILNICKEMLGHLPKVVGIDVVEMALWAKENTPTVTNYANSQDRQVASMVTEDDLKVTVERDLVSQAEEEDMEALLGTYVMGIGEAEAFSERLKRELLALEAANVHAILETDPLIEEIVHGLESASICVDDMDEWLGIFNVKLRHMREDIASIETRNNKLEMQSVNNKSLIEELDKLLERLRVPSQYAACLTGGSFDEARMIQNVEACEWLTGALRGLEVPNLDPSYANIRAVKEKRIELEKLKTTFVRRASEFLMKYFASLVDFMITDKSYFSQRGQLKRPDHADLRYKCRTYARLLQHLKNLDKNCLGPLRKAYCSSLNLLLRREAREFANELRASTKASKNPTVWLEASSGSSSANNADTSTVSDAYSKMLTIFIPLLVDESSFFAHFMCFEVPALVPPGGPASSKKAANDDVDDLGIMEIDDNDVKPVKNSVELGTLNESLQELLTGIQEDFYAVVDWAYKIDPLRCISMHGITERYLSGQKADAAGFVRLLLDDLESRISMQFNRFVDEACHQIERNERNIRQMGVLSYIPRFATLATRMEQYIQGQSRDLVDQAYTKFVNIMFATLEKIAQADPKYADIVLLENYAAFQNSLYDLANVVPTLAKFYHQASESYEQACTRHINVIIYFQFEKLFQFHRKIEDLMYTIPPEEIPFQLGLSKMELRKMLKSSLSGVDKSVASMYRKLQKFLTSEELLPSLWDKCKKEFLDKYESFAQTVGKIYPNETIPAVSEMKDLLAAM, encoded by the exons atggCGAAATCaagtgctgatgatgaagaacttaaAAGATTAAGTCAAGCAGCAATTGAAGCTACTAAGCAATCAGTTGTTATGTCTATACGAGTTGCTAAGAGTAGAGGAATTTGGGGTAAATCTGGTCGATTAGGCCGTGGTCATATGGCTAGCCCTAGGGTTCTTGCTCTCTCAT CAAAATCAAAGGGCCAGAGTATTAAAGCATTTCTTCATGTTTTGAAGTATTCATCTGGAGGGGTTCTTGAG CCTGCAAAACTATACAAGCTCAAGCATCTTACGAAGGTGGAAGTCCTCACAAGTGATCCCAGTGGATGTACATTTATGCTG GGATTTGATAATCTTAGAAGCCAAAGTGTTGCACCACCTCAATGGACAATGCGTAACATTTATGACAG GAACCGCCTTCTATTATGCATCTTAAATATTTGTAAAGAGATGCTGGGGCATCTTCCCAAAGTAGTCGGTATAGATGTTGTGGAGATGGCTCTTTGGGCGAAG GAAAATACACCGACAGTTACCAATTATGCAAACTCTCAAGATAGGCAGGTTGCATCAATGGTGACAGAAGATGACTTAAAAGTGACTGTTGAAAGAGATCTAGTCTCACAAGCTGAAGAAGAGGATATGGAGGCTCTTCTTGGCAC GTATGTCATGGGAATCGGTGAAGCAGAGGCATTTTCCGAAAGGTTGAAGCGAGAACTCCTTGCTCTGGAAGCAGCTAATGTGCATGCCATTTTGGAAACTGATCCCTTGATAGAAGAG ATTGTGCATGGTCTGGAATCAGCATCCATATGTGTGGATGACATGGATGAATGGTTGGGAATTTTTAATGTAAAGCTGAGACACATGAGAGAGGATATTGCATCG ATAGAAACTCGTAACAATAAGTTGGAGATGCAGTCTGTAAATAATAAATCGCTCATTGAGGAGCTCGACAAACTTCTTGAACGCTTGCGTGTCCCTTCTCAG TATGCTGCATGTCTAACTGGTGGTTCATTTGACGAGGCTCGCATGATTCAAAATGTTGAAGCTTGTGAATGGTTGACTGGTGCTCTTCGTGGTCTAGAAGTACCAAATTTGGATCCCTCCTATGCAAACATTCGAGCT GTTAAAGAGAAGCGGATAGAGCTCGAAAAATTGAAAACTACTTTTGTTCGAAGGGCATCTGAGTTCTTGATGAAATATTTTGCTAGCTTGGTAGATTTTATGATAACCGACAAGAGTTATTTTTCCCAG AGAGGGCAGCTAAAGAGACCTGATCATGCTGATCTCCGATACAAATGCAGGACATATGCACGCCTCCTACAACATTTAAAG AATCTTGACAAGAATTGCTTAGGTCCTTTGAGAAAAGCATACTGTAGTTCCCTTAACTTGCTTCTTCGTCGGGAG GCCCGTGAGTTTGCAAATGAGCTTCGTGCTAGTACAAAAGCATCAAAGAATCCAACAGTATGGCTTGAAGCTTCTTCAGGCTCCAGTTCAGCGAACAATGCCGATACTTCGACAGTTTCCGATGCATATTCAAAGATGCTTACAATTTTTATTCCACTCCTTGTAGATGAG AGTTCCTTTTTTGCACATTTCATGTGCTTTGAAGTTCCTGCACTTGTTCCTCCAGGAGGTCCTGCCAGTAGTAAGAAAGCAGCTAATGACGATGTAGATGATTTGGGCATTATGGAGATCGATGACAATGATGTAAAACCTG TTAAAAATTCTGTCGAGCTAGGAACACTGAATGAGTCTCTCCAAGAATTGCTCACTGGAATCCAA GAGGATTTCTATGCTGTTGTTGATTGGGCATACAAGATTGATCCATTGCGTTGCATATCAATGCATGGTATTACAGAGCGTTATCTTTCTGGTCAGAAAGCCGACGCAGCAGGATTTGTGCGCCTCTTGCTTGATGACCTGGAGTCAAGAATTTCTATGCAGTTCAATCGG TTTGTGGATGAAGCTTGCCACCAGATTGAGAGAAATGAGCGCAACATTCGCCAAATGGGTGTCTTATCTTATATTCCAAG GTTTGCAACCCTTGCTACTCGTATGGAACAGTACATCCAGGGACAATCTAGGGATTTGGTTGATCAAGCATATACAAAATTC GTTAACATTATGTTTGCAACTTTGGAGAAAATTGCACAAGCTGACCCAAAATATGCTGATATTGTGCTTTTGGAGAATTATGCAGCCTTCCAGAACAG TCTCTATGATCTAGCTAATGTTGTTCCAACACTTGCAAAGTTCTATCATCAAGCAAGTGAATCTTATGAGCAAGCTTGCACACGCCATATTAATGTTATCATATACTTC CAATTCGAGAAGCTTTTCCAGTTTCACCGCAAAATCGAGGACTTGATGTATACCATCCCCCCAGAAGAG ATTCCTTTCCAGCTAGGACTATCAAAGATGGAGTTAAGGAAGATGTTGAAATCGAGTTTATCAGGG GTTGACAAGTCTGTAGCCTCAATGTATAGAAAGTTACAGAAGTTTTTAACTTCGGAGGAGTTGTTACCTTCTTTATGGGACAAATGCAAG AAAGAGTTTCTCGACAAATATGAGAGCTTTGCACAAACGGTTGGCAAGATTTACCCCAACGAGACCATTCCCGCTGTGTCAGAAATGAAAGATCTTCTTGCTGCCATGTAG
- the LOC113294665 gene encoding cold-regulated 413 plasma membrane protein 2-like yields the protein MVRTEYIAMKTDEKPTETLTSDLQDLKSAAKKFANDVIKLGGFGFGSSFFQWLACVAAIYLLILDRTNWKTEMLTQLLIPYIFFTLPSVVFDFVRGDPGKWVAFVAVVLRLFFPKHFPEWFEMPGALVLLLVVTPHLFAHTLRNSWGGVAICLAIACFLLQEHIQKSGGFRKSFTQSKGLSNSIGILLLMVYPVWALVRFLI from the exons ATGGTGAGAACAGAGTATATAGCCATGAAAACTGATGAAAAACCCACTGAAACACTCACTTCTGATCTTCAAGATCTAAAATCCGCTGCTAAGAAATTCGCTAACGATGTCATCAAGCTTGGGGGCTTTGGATTCGGAAGTTCCTTCTTCCAATGGTTAGCTTGTGTCGCTGCCAT CTATTTGTTGATCTTGGATCGAACAAACTGGAAGACAGAAATGTTGACTCAACTTTTGATACCTTACATTTTCTTTACTCTTCCTAGCGTAGTTTTCGACTTCGTAAG AGGAGACCCAGGAAAATGGGTTGCTTTTGTTGCAGTCGTGTTGCGCCTCTTTTTCCCAAAGCATTTCCCAG AATGGTTTGAAATGCCTGGAGCGTTGGTTCTTCTGTTGGTTGTGACTCCTCATTTGTTTGCTCACACCCTAAGAAATAGTTGGGGTGGTGTTGCCATTTGCCTTGCCATCGCATGTTTCTTGCTACAAGAACACATCCAAAAATCAGGTGGTTTCAGAAAATCATTTACTCAGAGTAAGGGTCTTTCCAATTCCATTGGCATCCTTCTTTTGATGGTCTATCCAGTCTGGGCACTAGTTCGATTTCTCATCTAG